The following proteins are encoded in a genomic region of Thermodesulfovibrio thiophilus DSM 17215:
- a CDS encoding amidohydrolase family protein → MQIIDFHTHAFPDNIAERAIQKLEIKSKVKAYLNGTIDDLLRSMDKNGITRSVLCNIATRPEQFDSIVKWSDKIRSERIIPLPSIHPDDTYIKEHIKLIKKEGFHGIKMHPFYQEFSIDDEKVYTIYEALVENDLLIVMHCGYDIAFPEWDIASPERIMNVINKFPGLKFITTHLGAWKEWDMVEKLMIGKNIFMEISFSFGWMPDDKVKELILKHPEDYILFGTDSPWADQGQEIENVKKLNLPEQLKEKIFHINAEKLLHIK, encoded by the coding sequence ATGCAAATAATTGACTTTCATACACACGCATTTCCTGATAATATAGCTGAAAGAGCAATACAAAAACTTGAGATAAAAAGCAAAGTCAAAGCATACCTGAATGGCACCATTGATGATCTTCTTCGTTCAATGGATAAAAATGGGATTACACGCTCTGTTTTATGTAATATCGCAACTAGACCTGAACAATTTGACTCAATTGTTAAATGGAGTGATAAAATTCGTTCAGAAAGAATTATTCCACTGCCTTCAATTCATCCTGATGATACCTATATTAAAGAACATATAAAACTTATAAAAAAAGAAGGATTTCATGGAATAAAAATGCATCCATTTTATCAGGAGTTCTCAATTGATGATGAAAAAGTTTATACAATTTATGAAGCTTTAGTTGAAAATGACTTATTAATTGTTATGCACTGTGGATATGATATAGCCTTCCCTGAGTGGGATATAGCTTCTCCAGAGCGAATAATGAATGTTATAAATAAATTTCCTGGACTAAAATTTATTACAACTCATCTTGGAGCATGGAAAGAATGGGATATGGTTGAAAAATTAATGATTGGTAAAAATATTTTTATGGAAATATCTTTCTCATTTGGATGGATGCCTGATGATAAAGTTAAAGAATTAATTCTTAAGCATCCTGAAGATTATATTCTTTTTGGAACAGACTCTCCCTGGGCTGACCAGGGTCAAGAGATTGAGAATGTTAAAAAACTCAATCTTCCGGAACAACTTAAAGAAAAAATATTCCATATAAACGCGGAAAAACTGCTTCATATAAAATGA
- a CDS encoding histidinol phosphate phosphatase domain-containing protein — MIDFHIHSVFSDGDLIPAEIIRRAEAIGYRALAITDHADQSNIDWIIPRIVKIFREIQPFTSLILLPGVELTHVPPQMIPDMAKEARKLGARIIVVHGETLVEPVKEGTNKMALQSDIDILAHPGLITEDEVVEANERGIYLEITSRKGHSLSNGHVAKLALKCSAKLVIDTDSHSPDDFILKDFAIKVLKGAGLIEKELYSVFENMEEILRRKIS; from the coding sequence ATGATAGATTTTCATATCCACAGTGTTTTCAGTGATGGGGACCTTATCCCTGCAGAAATTATCCGAAGAGCTGAAGCGATCGGCTACAGAGCTCTAGCAATAACTGACCACGCAGACCAATCAAATATTGACTGGATCATTCCAAGAATCGTAAAAATCTTTAGAGAGATTCAACCCTTTACTTCCTTGATCTTGCTTCCAGGTGTGGAGTTGACACATGTTCCACCGCAGATGATTCCTGATATGGCAAAGGAAGCAAGAAAACTTGGAGCTAGGATTATTGTTGTTCATGGGGAAACATTAGTCGAGCCTGTTAAAGAAGGAACAAATAAGATGGCTTTACAGTCAGATATTGATATACTTGCTCATCCTGGTTTAATAACAGAGGATGAAGTGGTTGAAGCTAATGAACGCGGTATTTATCTTGAAATTACATCAAGGAAAGGACACAGCCTCAGTAATGGACATGTTGCAAAGCTAGCGTTAAAATGTTCTGCAAAATTGGTTATAGACACTGATTCTCACTCACCAGATGATTTTATATTAAAAGACTTTGCAATTAAAGTATTAAAAGGTGCTGGTTTAATAGAAAAAGAACTTTACAGTGTTTTTGAAAATATGGAAGAAATTTTAAGGAGGAAAATTTCGTGA
- a CDS encoding YihY/virulence factor BrkB family protein, with translation MISKLLRALFVSLKDFYKDEGVFLSAALSFFSILSLIPLSMFIVNVLLNIMQEERVVRFVYSKLVSFFPQIELDFIKELKKILASKGVSTVSLILYGVFSLQLFASIEFSLDKIFKNSRKRHFIMSFIMSFFIIILITFTVAISFTLTYLFKFFQPLGISELSLALSFFLTHLLPFILMFVISTLLYKILPNKKMKLNSILIGALLTTVLIEVAKYVFTFYVLKIIKISTLYGSVSTFLALLMWLFYGWAVFLYGAEVIKNIERK, from the coding sequence ATGATTTCAAAACTTTTAAGGGCTCTCTTTGTAAGTCTGAAAGATTTTTACAAAGATGAAGGAGTTTTTTTAAGTGCTGCGCTTTCTTTTTTTTCAATCCTCTCATTAATTCCATTGAGTATGTTTATTGTTAATGTATTACTGAATATCATGCAGGAAGAAAGAGTTGTGAGATTTGTTTATTCAAAACTGGTTAGTTTTTTCCCGCAAATAGAGTTGGACTTTATAAAGGAACTTAAAAAAATTCTTGCTTCAAAGGGAGTAAGCACTGTATCTTTAATCCTTTATGGTGTTTTTTCTCTTCAGCTTTTTGCATCAATTGAATTTTCTCTTGATAAAATATTTAAAAACTCCAGGAAACGACATTTTATAATGTCCTTTATAATGTCTTTTTTTATAATAATTTTAATAACTTTTACTGTTGCAATTTCTTTTACTCTTACATATCTTTTCAAATTTTTTCAGCCTCTGGGAATTTCAGAGTTAAGCCTTGCGTTGAGCTTTTTTTTAACACATCTTCTGCCTTTTATATTAATGTTTGTTATTTCCACTTTGCTTTATAAAATTTTACCAAATAAAAAAATGAAACTTAATTCCATTTTAATTGGAGCCTTACTTACAACAGTATTGATAGAAGTTGCAAAGTATGTGTTCACTTTTTATGTTTTAAAAATTATTAAAATAAGCACCCTTTACGGTTCAGTATCAACTTTTCTGGCACTGCTTATGTGGCTTTTTTATGGCTGGGCAGTTTTTCTATACGGAGCAGAAGTAATAAAAAATATTGAAAGAAAATGA
- a CDS encoding tetratricopeptide repeat protein yields the protein MKHKTEDVQTFKEKLFVQKKKLVIGIFIFIAVVSCITGFYIYHFKQQTDAKQLEYEAYKYYFQQKFSQAGSLFAQAYEKKKNVVYLINAGYAYSLAGDDKKAIEYLNKVSGMEDENFSNLARFKIAMIYLKNNDKASAIKFLNEILNSKTQTMKDVALFKLAKISDKKEEAQKYYQDLINKFPSSPMVESAKAELQKLETSK from the coding sequence GTGAAACATAAGACAGAGGATGTTCAGACCTTCAAAGAAAAACTGTTTGTTCAGAAAAAAAAATTAGTGATCGGAATTTTTATATTTATTGCTGTAGTTTCCTGTATCACAGGATTTTATATTTACCATTTTAAACAGCAAACTGATGCAAAACAGCTTGAATATGAAGCATATAAATACTATTTCCAGCAGAAGTTTTCTCAAGCAGGTAGTTTATTCGCTCAGGCTTATGAAAAAAAGAAAAATGTAGTATATCTTATTAATGCTGGTTATGCTTACTCTTTAGCAGGGGATGATAAAAAAGCTATTGAATATTTAAATAAAGTATCCGGCATGGAAGATGAGAATTTCTCAAATCTTGCGAGATTTAAAATAGCAATGATTTATCTTAAGAATAATGATAAAGCATCAGCAATTAAATTTTTAAACGAGATTTTGAATTCTAAGACTCAAACAATGAAAGATGTTGCATTATTTAAGCTTGCAAAAATATCAGACAAAAAAGAGGAAGCTCAAAAATACTATCAAGACTTAATTAATAAATTTCCATCTTCTCCTATGGTGGAATCTGCAAAAGCTGAATTACAGAAATTAGAAACCTCCAAATAA
- a CDS encoding isochorismatase family protein: MEIQRFLIKPEDALVVIIDVQEKLVKVMEEEIFKKILKNIVMLIELCKLCQIPVVFTEQYPKGLGQTLNEITSMLNGKAIEKISFSSVDEEKFITKIKELDRKKIILTGMETHVCVWQTALDLLLRDYHIFVPDDAVCSRRKEEWETGLELIKNAGGVITCTETLIFQILKKAGTDEFKKMLELVK; this comes from the coding sequence ATGGAAATTCAAAGATTTTTAATAAAACCTGAAGATGCATTAGTTGTAATAATTGATGTTCAGGAAAAGCTGGTTAAAGTTATGGAAGAAGAAATTTTTAAAAAAATATTAAAAAATATTGTTATGCTTATTGAACTTTGTAAACTATGTCAAATACCTGTTGTTTTTACTGAGCAATATCCAAAGGGATTAGGTCAAACCTTGAATGAAATTACCAGTATGTTGAATGGTAAAGCCATTGAAAAGATTTCTTTTAGCTCAGTTGATGAAGAAAAATTTATAACTAAAATAAAAGAGCTTGACAGAAAAAAAATCATTCTTACTGGTATGGAAACTCATGTTTGTGTGTGGCAGACAGCCCTTGATTTGCTTTTAAGAGATTACCATATTTTTGTACCAGATGATGCCGTGTGTAGCCGTAGAAAAGAGGAATGGGAAACAGGGCTTGAGCTTATCAAAAATGCTGGTGGAGTAATAACATGCACTGAAACACTTATCTTTCAGATTCTAAAAAAAGCAGGAACTGATGAATTTAAAAAAATGCTGGAGCTTGTAAAATGA
- a CDS encoding 4Fe-4S binding protein — protein MQIGAVFCSCAGQITEKIDFNELRNLISDQVAWVEKFELACSTEAQQKLIELLAERKPEGLIMFACSPQNKGSLFKRIAIQSEINPYMVNIVNIREQVAWVTEQRKSALKKTYSVFRGTLERLKQQKPLFDKEFPVCTDIMIVGGGIAGIKAAISLSKAGRKVYLVEKESSLGGKVVKYEKIFPDLACGPCMLHPVVEEALNSNIDLRLNSELKELKGYYGSLFVKIVSSPIYVNPKKCIGCSACEEVCPVQAIKVDTTSLPVIAKIDFNKCLSFKGQNCDNCVKECPVPETINFNATESEEILKVGAVIQATGFELMDCSQIPELGYKRFQNVYNALEFEEILNSDGPTKGELITEDGDIPQRIAIIHCVGSLDDEYFPYCSKICCQYAFKFNRVIKQSLPQVECIHFVKEIALPGKNAYKLYLQAIKDPLTKILRYQTLKDLRVDKEDSLIVFFKNNKIPCDIIVLCPAVASDKKIEDASGVFLTGSAKEAMTIQEAITDAMAQTGEIFLSLKESCTITKEPFIATIDNNKCSSCGICLSQCPYMAVEIENNKPKIIEILCEGCGICVASCPSIAIQLDGYSDEEILSEIDGILKGIDEISYGSNSV, from the coding sequence TTGCAAATAGGAGCTGTTTTTTGTAGTTGTGCAGGTCAGATAACTGAAAAAATTGATTTTAATGAACTTCGAAATTTGATAAGCGATCAAGTAGCATGGGTTGAAAAGTTTGAACTGGCTTGTTCTACAGAAGCACAACAAAAACTTATTGAATTACTGGCTGAAAGAAAACCCGAGGGTTTAATTATGTTTGCATGTTCTCCTCAAAATAAGGGTTCCCTATTTAAACGCATTGCCATACAATCAGAAATCAACCCATACATGGTAAATATTGTTAATATTAGAGAACAGGTTGCATGGGTTACTGAACAAAGAAAATCCGCATTAAAGAAAACCTATTCTGTTTTCAGAGGAACATTAGAACGATTAAAACAACAAAAGCCTCTGTTTGATAAAGAATTTCCAGTCTGCACTGATATTATGATTGTTGGAGGAGGCATAGCTGGAATTAAAGCAGCGATTTCACTTTCAAAGGCTGGCAGAAAGGTATATCTGGTAGAAAAAGAATCGTCATTGGGCGGTAAAGTTGTTAAATATGAAAAGATTTTTCCTGACCTTGCCTGTGGACCATGCATGTTGCATCCAGTTGTCGAGGAAGCTTTAAATAGCAACATAGACTTGAGACTTAACTCCGAACTTAAAGAATTAAAAGGCTATTATGGTAGTTTATTTGTTAAAATTGTTTCCAGCCCAATTTATGTAAATCCTAAAAAATGCATTGGATGTTCTGCTTGTGAAGAAGTATGTCCTGTTCAGGCTATAAAAGTAGATACTACGTCTTTACCTGTAATTGCAAAAATTGATTTTAATAAATGTCTTAGTTTTAAAGGTCAGAATTGTGATAACTGTGTGAAAGAATGTCCTGTTCCTGAGACCATAAATTTCAATGCTACTGAAAGTGAGGAGATTTTAAAAGTTGGTGCTGTTATCCAGGCAACAGGTTTTGAATTAATGGATTGTAGTCAGATTCCAGAGCTTGGCTATAAACGATTTCAAAATGTTTATAATGCTCTTGAATTTGAGGAGATTTTAAATTCAGATGGTCCTACGAAGGGAGAGTTAATAACTGAAGATGGAGATATTCCTCAGAGGATTGCAATTATTCACTGTGTTGGAAGTCTTGATGACGAGTATTTTCCATATTGCAGTAAAATATGTTGCCAGTATGCCTTTAAATTTAACAGAGTTATAAAACAGAGTCTTCCTCAAGTAGAATGCATACATTTTGTTAAAGAAATAGCATTGCCAGGTAAAAATGCATATAAACTTTATTTGCAGGCTATAAAAGATCCTCTTACTAAAATTTTACGATATCAGACTCTAAAGGATTTAAGAGTTGATAAAGAAGATTCATTGATTGTTTTTTTTAAAAATAATAAGATTCCATGCGATATTATTGTTTTATGTCCGGCAGTTGCGTCGGATAAAAAAATAGAAGATGCTTCCGGTGTATTCTTAACAGGTTCTGCCAAAGAAGCAATGACAATACAGGAAGCAATAACAGATGCAATGGCCCAAACTGGAGAGATTTTTTTATCATTAAAAGAAAGTTGCACTATCACCAAAGAACCATTTATAGCGACAATAGATAACAATAAATGCAGTTCTTGCGGGATTTGTTTATCTCAATGCCCGTATATGGCAGTGGAGATTGAAAACAATAAACCCAAAATTATTGAAATCTTATGCGAAGGATGTGGAATATGTGTTGCATCCTGTCCTTCCATTGCTATTCAGCTTGATGGTTATTCAGATGAAGAAATCTTATCTGAGATAGATGGAATACTAAAGGGTATTGACGAGATATCCTATGGCAGTAATTCTGTTTGA
- the thiD gene encoding bifunctional hydroxymethylpyrimidine kinase/phosphomethylpyrimidine kinase, with amino-acid sequence MKVALTIGASDPTSGAGIQMDLKVFHALNVYGLTVITAVTAQSTQEFSSVYPLSGETIMKQFEILIKDIKPHAAKTGMLYSKEAVQCVIDSVKKFNLQNLVIDPVINATLGAKLIEDDAFKLLKEELVPLSTAITANIPEAEFLTSTKIEKIDDFYKVAQKIYQMGTKTVIIKGGHFDNTVPDMLYDGKNFYKAEGEKISGQFHGTGCAFSSAFVSFICHGYKPVEALKASKNFVKRSIEKSLKIGHGIKLLIIPKE; translated from the coding sequence ATGAAAGTAGCTTTAACCATAGGTGCTTCTGATCCAACGTCTGGTGCAGGAATCCAGATGGATTTGAAAGTTTTCCATGCACTAAATGTTTATGGATTAACTGTGATAACCGCTGTTACTGCTCAGAGCACTCAGGAATTTTCTTCAGTTTATCCTCTGTCTGGAGAAACAATAATGAAACAGTTTGAGATTCTTATTAAGGACATCAAACCTCATGCGGCTAAAACAGGGATGCTTTATAGCAAAGAAGCTGTTCAATGTGTTATTGATAGTGTTAAAAAATTCAACCTTCAAAATCTGGTTATTGATCCTGTGATAAATGCAACTCTTGGAGCAAAATTAATAGAAGATGATGCATTTAAGCTTCTTAAGGAAGAGCTAGTCCCTCTTTCTACGGCAATCACAGCAAATATTCCTGAAGCTGAATTTCTCACATCAACTAAAATTGAAAAAATCGATGATTTTTACAAAGTTGCACAAAAAATATATCAAATGGGGACAAAAACTGTTATTATCAAAGGAGGACATTTTGATAATACTGTTCCGGATATGCTTTATGACGGTAAAAATTTTTATAAAGCAGAAGGAGAAAAAATCTCTGGACAGTTTCATGGAACTGGATGTGCTTTCTCATCTGCCTTTGTTTCTTTTATATGTCATGGTTATAAGCCTGTAGAAGCACTTAAAGCTTCCAAGAATTTTGTTAAGAGATCAATTGAGAAAT